The genomic stretch CTGTTTTTACTATGTGATGGATGACTGATTGTACTGAGCAAGTGAGCATCATTCATCTAGCCTATGCGTGTTCCAAGTTACTACTACTAGCTGCAGTATGATTTTTACCCTTCTATATTAGCTTGAACATTATGGTTAGAGGAATAACCATAATAAGTCCTATGTTTTTATTGACAAAGAAAGGTTAACTACTAATATAACAGTATCTTTTGTTGGAAGCTAATACAAGCTCTTTTTGGGATTGGAACTTGCAGGCGGACATCTGCCATGCGTACCAAATCATGAAGAAGGGAGGACTCAAGGACGAGAACATCATTGTCTTCATGTACGATGACATCGCACATAGCCCGGAGAATCCGAGGCCAGGTGTCCTCATTAACCATCCCCAGGGTGGCGATGTCTATGCTGGGGTTCCAAAGGTAATCCATACTTTTATTCCTTGAGTAAAGTTTACACTAGTTAGACATGTTCTAAGATTAACTTATAACTACTAAGTGGAGCGGTTGTGAAAAAGAAAAGTCACATCGCGACAGTCTTATAGTTAATGTATTTAACCCCGAAAATACCAATAGCACCAAGTACTATAGTGAAAATGACAGAGTGGCTAAATAAGTAAATATTCCCGTCGGCCTAACGTCTTTGGCCTATCTGTCATGAAAAACAAAACTGGATTGGTCCACAGCAATTTTGTGACAATAAGCTTGGAGAACCTAATTAGTAATTACAATTGAAACTTGCACATACTAATGTCAACATCCGTCTAATAAAATCCTAGCAAATCTTTTGCCgcctttctaaaaaaaatgtcAACATATTTATAATACTGATAGTTACGCACCATTAGTCTCAATATTCCATCCATTTGGCTTGAATTAATATGTTCTCCACTGCAGGATTACACTGGGCGAGAGGTCAGTGTCAACAATTTCTTCGCTGTTCTGCTTGGCAACAAAACTGCTCTGAAAGGTGGGAGCGGCAAGGTTGTGGACAGTGGCCCcaatgatcatatctttgttttCTACAGTGACCATGGAGGTCCTGGTGTCCTTGGTCAGTACTCGCAACTAATCGTAATTGATTTAATTCAGATTAGATATTTCATTAGATAAAATATCAGTGCGTACCTGCATGTAGAACCAAAATAGCACAGTTATTTACTCTGTAAAAAAAATTCAGGAATGCCTACGTATCCGTATCTCTACGGTGATGACCTCGTAGATGTCCTGAAGAAGAAGCATGCTGCTGGGACCTACAAAAGCCTGGTATCGTTAGTTGTTTGTTCAGTTCTGCTCTGCATAGTTGTGATATGTAAAGCAATGGCTTGAGGTATATGCGTATTCTTTCACCTTTTGTAGGTCTTTTACCTTGAAGCATGCGAATCTGGGAGCATCTTTGAGGGCCTCCTGCCGGATGACATCAATGTGTATGCCACCACCGCGTCAAATGCAGAGGAGAGCAGTTGGGGGACGTACTGCCCTGGAGAATTCCCAAGCCCTCCACCGGAGTATGACACATGCTTGGGAGACCTGTATAGTGTTTCTTGGATGGAAGACAGGTACTTTGATTTTTCGTGTCTTTTTCATTGCATTTCGATCCTGTCAGACCAATCTACATGTAGTACTATGGATCTGTGTCTGTTTCGGTTTCATTCACATCAGTTAGTTAACAAAGTACTTGATAAACCAATAAGTTAGTTAACATAGTACCGTACAGATTTGTTATCTAGGAATGATTAACCAATTAGTATGGTACTACCTGATAACTTGACTACCCTGTCTATGTTAATTAAAGTCAGATGCTGAAGGATATGCATGTGTTACTTTGCTCTACTTTTAGGTGCACATGCTTGTCAATAAATTTATTAATTTTCCCCACGATATGATGCCTCGCAGCAGTTGTTTTGGACCATGTGCTCTGTACTTAACTTCTTTAAAAAATAATGGACTGAACATTTAAATTTGCACAGTTTCCGTAGTGGGATAGAGAAGAAATGAAATACAAGTAAAATGAGTCTTCACCAGCTATTGTGCTGCCCTTCCCAGCTCACACTCTACACTATGAGATGGACCAGATGTTACAGCAGACCACATTCTGTTGCTGCAGCAGTGCAGCTCAACTCAAATTATGCATGTAACTAGTTAGCCTCTAGCCCTTGTATACGCTTCAAATCTGATAACCATAGAATTAGACTCATTTATTCTTTTGTAGTGCTCTGTTTTTTATAATACGtctaaggcctggtttagttccacaaattttcaagattccttgtcacatcgaatctttggacacatgcatggagcattaaatatagacaaaaataaaaactaattacacagtttgcttgtaatttacaagaggaatcttttgagcctagttaatccgtgATGGGATAATAatggtcaaatacaaacaaaagtgctacagtaggcaaagccaaaaaatttcacaaactaaacaaggcctaaatattgGGGTGGATCAGCTGTGCGTATAATGTTATTTCTTGGTTCCTGTGTTTAAACTCTGAAGAAAGATACCACTTTTCCTCATTTAGTGCTTATTTGAAATTTCTCAATGTTGACAGTGATTTCCACAATCTGCGAACTGAATCTCTCAAGCAGCAGTACAAGTTGGTGAGTGTTTTGAACATGAATTTATTAAGCGTTACCTTCCAGCGACACTTCACTATGCCTAATCAATGTAATTTATTGGTTGATCAGGTCAAGGATAGGACAGCAGTTCAGGATACATTCAGCTATGGCTCCCATGTGATGCAATATGGCTCATTGGAGTTGAATGTTCAGAAATTGTTTTCGTACATTGGCACAAACCCTGCTAACGATGGCAACACATTTGTAGAAGATAACTCATTGCCATCATTTTCAAAAGCTGTTAATCAGCGTGATGCTGATCTTGTCTACTTCTGGCAGAAGGTTTGGAAATCATGAGAAAGCTAGTTATGTTGACTGTTGTCAGAAGATCTCTTTACTGCAATTTATGCATTCATTTCGATGAACAAACCAACTGATTGGCTTCTTTATCTCTCATGAAGTACCGGAAATTGGCTGATGACTCATCTAAGAAAAATGAAGCTCGGAAGGAATTGCTTGAAGTGATGGCCCACCGGTCTCATGTTGACAACAGTGTTGAGCTCATTGGAAGCCTTCTCTTTGGCTCTGAGGACGGTCCAAGGGTTCTGAAAGCCGTCCGTGCAGCTGGTGAACCTCTGGTTGATGATTGGAGTTGTCTCAAGTCCATGGTAAGCCTCTATTGACTATGCTTGCAGCTAAAGCATGATTACTCTTGTTCTGCTTGCATTTTTGCATGCCTAACCAACCTCTGCATTTGCTTCAGGTTCGTACTTTTGAGGCACAATGTGGGTCATTGGCGCAGTATGGGATGAAGCACATGCGATCCTTCGCAAACATCTGCAATGCTGGCATCCTTCCTGAAGCAGTGTCAAAGGTCGCCGCTCAGGCTTGCACCAGCATTCCTTCCAACCCCTGGAGCTCTATCGACAAGGGTTTTAGCGCCTAAAAGCCACAGGTGAGGCGAAATATTACAGCAGCTCCACCACACCGAACTCCATTACATTACGGTACTCAGGGGGTCTTAGTTCTTGAAACATAGGTGAAGCAGACTTATACCATTATTATAGCTGTTCCACCGTACCAGATTACGTAGCCATGCCCAATTTCCGGTGTACATACATATACATAGTCGGAAAGTTATTTGGCAATTGTATTGGCCGTTGGTGTATATATTCCCTATAGTTTGTTAGCAGATGTGTAGTTTGTAATTCCATAAATGAAGAGCATTGCTGCTATTTCTATATAGCCGATTGATGTTCATGTGAAACTTTACCTCATTCTTGTTGGGAAATGGACTATCCATGGTGGAATTCTTGCATGGAATCAATCCCCTGAGTGATCCTTTATTCAAAATGAATCGTTTGTTCATTTCCACGTGAGGTTCGGTTTACTTTCAGTTGTAGGCTTGTGGTTGGTGACATCTGTTCCACTATGATGCTAAACAACAAGTATGGGCAGTTTCATTTGTTTCGTTCTCTTTGTCACATTGCTTTGCACTATATACCTGCAGTAGTTACCCATGGAAAGAATTCCATCCATGAGAATCCCAATAGTCACTGTTCAGCTGAAAATTGTTCCCCCTTTCGCCCCGAAGCATGCTGGGACTGTGTTAGCTGCCGGAATTGGAATTAGAATTGGAGAGGAATTAGGGAAGGAAGCATGAGCAAGGGTAGGCTAGCAAGAGGTTTAGGAACTACGAAGGATTGACTTTCATTCATTCAGAATTGTCTTATACTGTACTGTACAATGGCTTAAGCCTTCTGTGATGTACTGTACTACTTCCTTCCTATTTATTTATCCTCGCCAAATCTTAACATACGCTGCCACGCTTACATGAGCCGAATCCATTGGTGAACTGTAGTTGTAAAAGGATCTTTTACCCTGTGAGTATATGATGACATTTTGCTAGAAATATTTGGACTTGGGCTTATTTATGTTTATTAGGTGGTGTTAGCAGCTCATTCCGTGGCTTAGCTTATGCTTATAACTTGTGATGCCTATGTTCCCCTTTGAGCCAATGTTCAGTATTTGTGACAATGTTCCTCCTTGATGAGTAGGCAAAGGCGCGACTAATTCATTGGACACGGCACACGTGTTGGAGTGTTGAAAATAAAACAGAATCAatctttcataaaaaaaaaagagagagagaaaagaatcaatcaatcaagacGATACTTGCAGATGTATGCATCCATATACAGTTTAGGCTTGCAAAGGCATCAAATTCAGACGAAATAATCTAAGACCTACAGAAGCATGCAAAACATTCAAATTCTAACACCATAATTAAGCTGTGTACTTGTCTAGTTGTCCATTATGTAAAACAGCATCCCTACATGATCACACTTGCTTTCGGACGCTGAAGAAACCAGACAAGATGAGTTCgtgcagtgcagctatgagCTATGCAACGCCAACCAAGAACGTTGTTGGCATGGGGAAGCGTGCTGGATTCTGGCGCGGCGACGACGAAGCCCGGTCCTGCGTACGAAAATAAGCGCTTGGTAACCGCGGCATGTACCCACAATAAGGGcttgtttggaataaaagatAGCAAAACAGAGGAAAGGGAAAAAACATAGGATGAGGTATAGATGTTATGGGAAAACAGAGGAATAGAAAAACACAGGAAAATATGGATGGAGGTGTTTGGAACGTAGAAATTGGGAACGGTGGAATAAAATAGATTATAGAAATAATAATACAAGCTTTAGTACTTAATCAGTGCAAGCTGCATAGCAGCAGAGATTGGACAGTGACGTGCATAAGGTAGCCAATGTTTAAGCAGCGTTATTGTCTCGTACTTCATGAAGGAAGAGAAAACCTGAGTTCAGATTGGATTTTAGTTTTCCTTTGAAATGAGAAGCCTGCAATAGTGTTCCATAGGAAAGGACCACGACAATCCTTTGATCCAAACGCTCAGGAAACTATCCTCTGTTTTTGTTTCCTCTACTTTTCCTAAAAAAATACTTCactccaaacaggccctaaagtcCGCCCTACGATCCGGCGCCGAGATTCGCACCTGAAATTAGCACCAGACAACGGTCAGGCAATTAGCACCTAGATTTTCCACGTTGGACGCTGACGTGGATTCTATACAGTGTCGACAATTCAGGGTCCCTTTGGTTGGACTTTTCAACCTGCTTTTGCTTCTGCAAAAGCCAAAAGCCAATCAAATGATCCAAAAGCCACATATACTTTTACCCAAAAGCAACTTTTACTACAGCACAATTTCAAAAGCACCTCCCCCCTGCTTTCATCGGCTTTTGAATGACCAAGTTGGAGAAAATTACCCACTACCACCGGttatgaaaaggaaaaaagcgTTTCGGTCGCTTCTATTCCCCTCTTCCGCATCCGCCCGACGCCTCTGTACCCACCCGACCGCGCGCTATGGCCGCGACCGGTGGCTAGGGTTCCTCCGCCGCCATCGTTGCctgaagctcgacgaaggctGCCTCCCCACCCGCGCCCGAAGCTGCTCGACGAAGGCCGCCTCCCCACCTGAGATCCTCTGGCCGCGACCGAAGCTGCTCCGACGCGCAGGCCGCGTCTTCGCCTGAGATCCTCTGGCCGCGACCGAAGATGCTCCGACACGCAGGCCGCATCTCTGCCCGACGACGACCGCCTCCCCAAGGGCTCTAGGTCGCCAACCCAAGCCAAGGGCGCTGCCAGCGACGAACCTGCAAGGTATGTCCGATTTCCTCTGGCCTTTTGGATTGTGATGTCCAATCCCCTCTGTCCTGTTTAGCTATGATTGATCTACCATTAGATTACTGTAAGTTCAAGGAAGCAAGGACTTCAAAACTGTCAAAATTTGAAAACTGATTTTTGTATGCATCCGATACTGTCCTAATTTTagattgaatttttttttgtttggttcaAGTATGGGTGACAAGGCAGATTGGAGTGATCGTTTTTTGAGAAATTTGTTTGATGCCTGCAAAGAAGAAATAGATGCTGGCAATAGGTCGATGGGAATTTTCACTACTACTGGTTGGAAGAACGTTGTTTCCAAGTTTGGAGATAAATCCGGTGATAAACGAAaaaaacaattgaagaacaagttAGATATCTTGAAGAAGGAGCAATTGGAGCAATAGATGGGTCACATGTTAAAGTGATAGTGCCATTGGATGAAACAGGTAACCACACAAACCGTGGTGGGTATACTTCTCAAAATGTGCTAGCTATTTGTGACTTTGATATGAGGTTTACATTTGCGGTCACCAGTTGGCCGGGATCTACCCATGACTCACGCATCCTCAATCATGCATTGGCAAAT from Sorghum bicolor cultivar BTx623 chromosome 3, Sorghum_bicolor_NCBIv3, whole genome shotgun sequence encodes the following:
- the LOC8078601 gene encoding vacuolar-processing enzyme, giving the protein MVAARLRLALLLLLPVFLCSAWARPRLEPTIRLPSDRADDAVGTRWAVLVAGSNGYYNYRHQADICHAYQIMKKGGLKDENIIVFMYDDIAHSPENPRPGVLINHPQGGDVYAGVPKDYTGREVSVNNFFAVLLGNKTALKGGSGKVVDSGPNDHIFVFYSDHGGPGVLGMPTYPYLYGDDLVDVLKKKHAAGTYKSLVFYLEACESGSIFEGLLPDDINVYATTASNAEESSWGTYCPGEFPSPPPEYDTCLGDLYSVSWMEDSDFHNLRTESLKQQYKLVKDRTAVQDTFSYGSHVMQYGSLELNVQKLFSYIGTNPANDGNTFVEDNSLPSFSKAVNQRDADLVYFWQKYRKLADDSSKKNEARKELLEVMAHRSHVDNSVELIGSLLFGSEDGPRVLKAVRAAGEPLVDDWSCLKSMVRTFEAQCGSLAQYGMKHMRSFANICNAGILPEAVSKVAAQACTSIPSNPWSSIDKGFSA